From a region of the Methanolinea sp. genome:
- a CDS encoding PAS domain S-box protein — protein sequence MPGWKIPFKYLLTGTIFIIVIVIVLSAIWINYVNSCDELGENFDRLRTMTESHIENSFQLIDSGLKLYDTAYNHDMEKAFPVVIAEYERIGGDPSRMDLEAVKTAIGGMDVYVINERCVIEYSTAPADTGLDFAVIYPDFCEYLHKIRNTTGFYPDRVVRDWSTGTLTKYSYMPTPDHHYVLELGLRSEYFGGERKQLHYRTIAEEVKERNPYLEEVLLFQKQKRLIGNTTYRRTAEDNAMLDYILWENRTSQEVRDRKNEKTVFWQVIDLRDPDYAADMSIFAKLTYNDALVARELKRIAMLHAFAGFLVILSGGLMAVMVSRKLSRPIEQLVEDMDSIAGGDLDHPIRPVPGYEFSSLAGSIRIMVDHLKDQIRECEINEKRFMDLVQFLPQGVFELDTRGTINYANPAALDLFGYSRDDFIQGVNILEVLAPGDHARAKTAFAAVLRGERTGGSEYTGLKKDGSTFPMMIYNKARKTEGGLVTGSRGTIVDITHLKGIEEEMRRLNVELERRVSQRTTELAEATSEMEAFTYSVSHDLRAPLRAIDGYSFLLLQEKGGRLGEQERHYIDAIRQSVQQMDDLINGLLSLSRMGRVELKREWVSPGPMVREILAELHPGLEGRGEVRVGLLPPCYADPVMLRQVYYNLISNALKFSRHVDHPEIEIGALAGEEPPAYFIRDNGVGFDMRYADSLFKPFHRLHTPGKYEGSGIGLTIVDRIIRRHGGRIWAESEPGKGATFFFTIGNPPG from the coding sequence ATGCCCGGGTGGAAGATACCTTTTAAATACCTCCTGACGGGGACCATCTTCATCATCGTTATCGTCATCGTCCTCTCCGCGATCTGGATCAACTACGTGAACTCCTGCGATGAGCTGGGGGAGAACTTCGACCGGTTGCGGACCATGACCGAGTCCCATATCGAAAATTCCTTCCAGCTGATCGATTCCGGGCTCAAGCTCTATGATACCGCCTACAACCACGACATGGAAAAAGCATTCCCGGTTGTCATTGCAGAGTACGAGAGGATCGGCGGAGATCCATCCAGGATGGATCTCGAGGCAGTGAAGACGGCAATCGGGGGAATGGATGTCTACGTCATCAACGAACGCTGTGTCATTGAGTATTCGACTGCTCCTGCCGATACCGGGCTCGATTTCGCGGTCATCTACCCCGACTTCTGCGAGTACCTCCACAAGATCCGGAACACGACCGGGTTTTACCCGGACCGGGTTGTCAGGGACTGGTCCACGGGGACCCTGACAAAATACAGCTACATGCCGACACCCGATCACCACTACGTCCTCGAACTCGGGCTCCGGTCAGAGTATTTCGGAGGGGAGCGAAAACAGCTCCATTATCGTACCATAGCCGAGGAGGTAAAGGAACGCAACCCTTACCTCGAAGAGGTGCTCCTGTTCCAGAAACAGAAACGCCTGATTGGCAATACAACGTACAGACGCACTGCGGAGGATAATGCAATGCTCGATTACATCCTCTGGGAGAACCGGACCAGCCAGGAGGTCCGGGACAGGAAAAACGAAAAAACGGTCTTCTGGCAGGTCATCGACCTCCGCGACCCGGATTATGCGGCCGATATGAGCATCTTTGCCAAGCTCACCTATAACGATGCCCTTGTGGCCCGGGAGCTGAAGAGGATCGCCATGCTCCATGCCTTCGCAGGTTTCCTGGTCATTTTGTCGGGAGGTCTCATGGCGGTCATGGTCTCCAGGAAGCTCTCACGGCCCATCGAGCAGCTGGTCGAAGATATGGACAGTATTGCCGGCGGAGACCTCGACCATCCCATCAGGCCGGTGCCCGGGTACGAGTTCTCGAGCCTTGCCGGGAGTATCCGGATCATGGTGGACCATCTGAAAGATCAGATCCGGGAGTGTGAGATCAATGAAAAACGGTTCATGGATCTTGTCCAGTTCCTTCCCCAGGGAGTCTTTGAGCTGGATACCCGGGGGACCATCAACTATGCGAATCCTGCCGCCTTGGATCTCTTCGGATATTCCAGGGACGATTTCATACAGGGAGTGAATATCCTCGAGGTGCTGGCTCCCGGAGACCATGCGCGGGCAAAAACAGCATTTGCGGCCGTCCTTCGCGGAGAAAGAACCGGGGGATCGGAATACACGGGTCTCAAGAAAGACGGGAGCACATTTCCCATGATGATCTACAACAAGGCGCGAAAGACCGAGGGAGGGTTGGTTACCGGTTCCCGGGGGACCATTGTCGATATTACCCACTTAAAGGGCATCGAGGAAGAGATGCGACGCTTGAATGTCGAACTGGAGCGCCGGGTCTCGCAACGGACAACCGAGCTTGCAGAGGCCACCAGCGAGATGGAAGCCTTCACCTACTCGGTCTCCCACGACCTTCGCGCCCCGCTGCGTGCCATTGACGGCTACTCGTTCCTCCTCCTCCAGGAAAAAGGAGGGCGGCTTGGAGAGCAGGAACGGCACTATATCGACGCCATCAGGCAGAGTGTCCAGCAGATGGATGACCTGATCAACGGGCTCCTCTCCCTCTCCCGCATGGGCCGGGTCGAACTGAAGCGGGAATGGGTCTCCCCCGGGCCCATGGTCAGGGAGATCCTTGCCGAACTTCATCCAGGCCTCGAAGGCCGGGGGGAGGTCAGGGTAGGACTTCTCCCCCCCTGCTACGCCGATCCGGTAATGCTTCGCCAGGTCTACTACAACCTGATCTCAAACGCGTTGAAGTTCTCCCGGCACGTGGATCACCCCGAGATCGAGATCGGAGCCCTGGCCGGAGAAGAACCCCCTGCTTACTTC
- a CDS encoding HEAT repeat domain-containing protein, whose protein sequence is MYAEIREQTSQVPTTDEIYRLIGIVREGSPFQHRVAALTILGSHRDPRAVIPIAECCRDEDADIRRSAIRALHQIKSVRSVPALIERLKDRTEHLTIRKEAAAALADIRAFHILEPLIELSLDPTEDPEIRMLVGLMLGRTEKK, encoded by the coding sequence ATGTATGCGGAAATCAGGGAACAGACCAGCCAGGTGCCGACGACTGATGAGATCTACCGTCTCATTGGCATCGTCCGGGAAGGATCGCCCTTCCAGCACCGGGTTGCTGCATTGACCATCCTGGGATCCCACCGGGACCCGCGGGCGGTCATACCGATCGCGGAATGCTGCAGGGACGAGGATGCGGACATCAGGCGCTCTGCCATCAGGGCGCTCCACCAGATCAAGAGTGTCAGGTCGGTACCGGCCCTCATCGAGCGGCTGAAGGACCGGACCGAGCATCTCACCATCAGGAAAGAAGCAGCTGCGGCCCTGGCCGATATCCGGGCATTTCACATCCTCGAACCCCTCATCGAGCTCTCGCTGGACCCCACGGAAGACCCTGAGATCCGGATGCTGGTTGGGCTGATGCTCGGCCGGACTGAAAAGAAATGA
- a CDS encoding RNB domain-containing ribonuclease yields MTRRPPVNLKAIADETMERYGFAPRFPESVLREAAAHEEGELNVREGLRDLRGLLWSSIDNEDSQDLDQIEWCEQGPEGEIRVMVAIADVDFFVPKGSKTDLHAARNGTSVYTGVRTYPMLPEALSEGISSLLPGHDRRAVVTEYTVLSDGSVRHGEIYPALVRNKARLVYEEVGAWLEGTGPVPGEVGRVPGLEDQLRLQEEAAIRLRDHRMARGALDLETIEARAVMEEEIVTGLVIQEKNIARSIIEEFMVAANGNMASRLEQAGIPTIQRIVREPKYWDRIVGVAAELGWTLPQKPDSKALSRFLASRKDAFPDSFPDLSLAIIKLMGPGEYIPLGPHGVPLGHFAMAVTDYTHSTAPNRRYVDIINQRMIKAVLAGADSPYALDELSFRCAWLTDRDKAAQKVERFMRKAAAAVLLRNRVGEIFDAFVTGVTAHGTYVRLLSPPAEGRVMSGEHGLAVGQKIFVRLVKTDPYKGFIDFERVGRKKR; encoded by the coding sequence ATGACCCGCAGACCTCCCGTCAACCTGAAAGCGATCGCCGATGAGACAATGGAGCGCTACGGGTTTGCGCCTCGATTTCCGGAGAGCGTGCTCCGCGAGGCTGCCGCTCACGAGGAGGGGGAGCTCAACGTGCGGGAAGGGTTACGTGACCTTCGTGGCCTGCTCTGGTCATCCATCGATAACGAGGACTCACAGGACCTGGACCAGATCGAGTGGTGCGAACAGGGCCCGGAGGGTGAGATCCGGGTGATGGTGGCCATCGCGGACGTCGATTTCTTCGTTCCGAAAGGATCGAAGACCGACCTTCATGCCGCCCGGAACGGGACTTCGGTCTATACCGGAGTCCGGACCTACCCGATGCTGCCGGAGGCGCTCTCGGAAGGAATCTCTTCCCTCCTCCCTGGCCATGACCGGAGGGCGGTGGTGACCGAGTACACGGTCCTGTCTGACGGGAGTGTCCGGCACGGGGAGATATACCCGGCCCTGGTCCGCAACAAGGCCAGGCTGGTATACGAGGAGGTCGGTGCATGGCTGGAGGGGACCGGCCCGGTGCCGGGCGAGGTGGGGAGGGTTCCCGGGCTCGAAGATCAGCTCCGGCTGCAGGAAGAAGCCGCCATCCGCCTCAGGGATCACCGGATGGCGCGGGGGGCACTCGACCTCGAGACCATCGAGGCCCGGGCGGTCATGGAGGAGGAGATCGTCACCGGCCTCGTCATCCAGGAAAAGAACATAGCCCGGTCGATCATCGAAGAGTTCATGGTCGCCGCGAACGGGAACATGGCCAGCCGCCTGGAACAGGCCGGCATCCCGACCATCCAGCGGATCGTCCGCGAGCCCAAGTACTGGGACCGGATAGTCGGGGTGGCAGCGGAGCTTGGCTGGACACTGCCCCAGAAGCCGGACTCCAAGGCGCTGTCACGGTTCCTCGCCTCCCGCAAGGACGCCTTTCCCGACTCGTTCCCGGACCTCTCGCTCGCCATCATCAAGCTGATGGGGCCCGGGGAGTATATACCGCTTGGACCTCATGGCGTCCCGCTCGGCCACTTTGCCATGGCGGTCACCGATTATACCCATTCGACCGCACCGAACCGGCGCTACGTGGATATCATCAACCAGCGCATGATCAAGGCGGTGCTTGCCGGAGCAGACAGCCCGTATGCGCTCGATGAGCTGTCGTTCCGCTGTGCCTGGCTGACTGACCGGGACAAGGCAGCCCAGAAGGTGGAACGGTTCATGCGGAAAGCCGCGGCAGCCGTCCTCCTCCGGAACCGTGTCGGGGAGATCTTCGATGCCTTCGTGACCGGAGTCACCGCTCACGGGACCTATGTCCGCCTCCTCTCCCCGCCGGCCGAAGGGAGGGTGATGAGCGGCGAGCACGGCCTTGCCGTAGGACAGAAGATCTTTGTCCGGCTGGTAAAGACCGATCCCTACAAGGGATTCATCGATTTCGAACGGGTGGGGAGGAAGAAACGGTGA